GGTTATATGCTTCAACCATTCCTTTAATTATTTATGCATTATTTGCCTCTTCAAGGCATTTATCGGTTGGACCAACAGCCATAACTTCTTTACTTGTTTTTTCAGGAATATCAAGCATAAGTGAGCCAGGGTCACAGGATTATATCACGCTTGTTATTTTATTGGCACTTATGGTGGGGACGATTCAATGTTTACTAGGAGTATTACGACTGGGTTTTATTGTGAAATTTATCTCACCATCTGTGCTGGGTGGCTATACTTCAGCCGCAGCTATCATCATTGGTCTAAGTCAGTTAAAGCATCTGATTGGAATCGATCTTGGTACGTATTTTCAAGCCCATCATTTACTAATTGGAATAGGTAGGGAATTGACGAACTTACATGGGATGACTGTTCTCTTAGGAGTAAGTAGTATCATTTTCTTAGTTATTCTCAAAAAAATAAACTCTCGTTTTCCAGCTGCTCTTGTCTTAATTCTGTTGTCTTCACTTAGTGTGTACATTTTTTCATTACAAGAAAAAGGTGTTCAGATTGTTGGTACGGTGCCAAATGGATTTCCGTCTCTTTCATTGCCAACGATTTCATTAGAAAGTGTGAAGCAATTAATTATACCAGCAGTCATCATTGCTTTGCTTGGCTTTATGGAGTCATTGGCAATAGGAAAAACAATTGCGGATAAAGAAAAATATAAACTTAACCCAAATCGCGAGTTAAAGGCATTAGGTTTAGCTAATATGCTAGGTTCGTTGTTTCAGATTTTCCCTGTTAATGGAAGCTTTTCAAGAAGTGCAGTGAATCATCAAAGTGGTGGCGTTACGCAATTAGTGTCAATTTTCACTAGTTTGTTTATGATCATTACATTGATGTTATTTACCTCTTATTTTTATTATTTGCCGAGTGCAGTTCTAGCTGCGATTATTATCGTTGCCGTCTATAAATTAATTGATATTGAACAAGCAAAATTCTTGTTCAATGTAAGATCAATAGATGGATGGAGCTGGATTGTCACCTTTTTTGTCACCTTATTTGTTGGAATTCAGTGGGGAATTTTAGTTGGTGCTATTTTTAATTTCTGTTTGTTGTTAGCAAGAATAACAAGGCCAAATATTATTGAAATGGGATATCTTGAAAAGGAACAAATATTTCGTGATATAAAGAGATTTCCTCAAGCGACAACACTTGAAGATTTAATTATGATTCGAGTTGATTCTTCCATTCACTTTGCAAACATTTCTTATTTGGAAGAAAAGATCAGGGAGTTTCTTTATTTAAAGCCTCTGGCTAACATGATTATTATCGATTTTTCTGGAGTTAATGATATGGACACTCCATCGTTTGAGGTAATAGAAGACTTGAAGGAACAACTAAAAAAGGAAAAAGATATTAGCATGTTCTTTGTCGGAATGAAGGGGACTGTTAGAGAAACAGCAAATAAATTAGGCTGGGATCGTAAATTTAATGAAGAAATGAATTATTATACGATTGAAAAATTACTTGAAAATAAGAAAATAAAGGTATCAACTTCTTCTGATAAAAACCATCAAACGCCGTATATGTATTATATTTAAAAGGTGAGTAGCAAAATGTATTATTTGCTACTCACCTTTTTCTTATGTTAAAGTTTTGTACTTCTTAGGTGTTATACCGGTATATTTCTTAAACACCTTTGTGAAATAACTTTGATCATGAAAGTTTAAGATTGTCGAAATTTTTAAAAGTGAATAGTCCGTAAAAGTTAACAATGTTTTGGCTTCATCGATTTTCGTTTTATGAATATATTCCGCAATTGATATTCCTACTTCTTTTTTAAAAAGAGAAGATACATAATTTGGGTGCATATCTACTAGTTCCGCAAGTTGTGTTAGGGTCAATTCTTCGTAAAGATGTGTATAAATATAATTCATACACTTGTTTATTGGCTTAGAGTAGCTTTGTTGTTTCTGCTTACGTACATGATCGGCAAATTCACTTAATGCTTGTTCTATAAAAGGATCAATCAATGAACAATCTGTTAATTCCTCTAAGCTTTGGATATACAAATCGCTAAGTGTATAAGCAATTTCATAATGAAGACCACCTTCAATTGCGGCGCGTGTTGCTAAAGTAATCGCAGTAATACCAAGGTTTTTACTATGACGTAACTGACTTTTTTTAGAAAGAATTCCAACCTTACCGTTTTCGGGACTTATTTTAAATATCTTTAAGAATTCTTCCTTCCTACCTTCTTTAATGAATTGAAATAGCCTTTTCTCATACATAAAATCATGATGAAATGAGACATTTTCCCGTTGTTGCGAAATGGTTACTTGGGGATCTTCAATTTTGAATGGAAGATCTCCAACTTTACTATTTTTTAAAATGATTTCTGCCGGGTCCAGTGTTTCCTGGTAAAGCATATAGTATATTTGCATGCTAATATTCATTAATTTCATATGAGAAAGTCGGGGAAGGGTTTCAAAATAATAAACGAGTTTTTCACCTAGACTCTTTTGAACATTCATATCATTTATGAGTGCTGTTAGTCTATCATTTGTTAGCTCGGGTGCAAGAGTTGGACCGACAATGATCATTCCTTTATACTCATTTTCCTGTCTAATTTGAATGAAAAAAAATTCTTCATAGTGTTCTGTTTTGACGAACAGTGGGAATAGAAATGTTTCTTTTCTAAAGTTAAATTGCTTGAATATGTTGTGGTGAAACGAGCTGTTAGGATTTTTAAAACTAAGAGAAGACTGTTCAAATTTAACCATATCGTTGTGATCTATGAAGGTAATAGGAATGTTAAAGGATTCATAAATCAGTTTGCAAATATAATCTACGTCCTTAAGTATCATCTTTGTCTCCTCACATTTTATTTGAATGATACCATACAGAATATAATATTAAAATATAGCTAAAAATACTAAAATAATACCAAAAATATATAGGCTTGTTATTTATAATAAAACATATAGTTTACTAGAAAGCGTTTACTTTATCTATTTTATGGAGGGATTATGGTGGCAAAAGACATTAAAGCTCTTATTTCTCAGATGACATTAGAAGAAAAAGCCGGGCTATGTTCCGGTAAAGATTTCTGGAACCTAAAAGGAATTGAACGATTAGGAATTCCATCAATTATGGTAACAGACGGCCCACACGGATTACGAAAACAAAGAATGGGGGCTGACCACTTAGGGTTATTCGACAGTGTACCAGCGACATGCTTTCCATCTGCTGCAGGAATGGCGAGCTCATGGGATCGTAATCTAATCCAGCAAGTTGGGGTTGCGTTAGGAAAAGAATGTCAGGCTGAGGATGTAGCTGTTCTTCTTGGACCTGGTGCAAACATTAAGCGTTCGCCTTTATGTGGTCGTAACTTTGAGTATTTCTCTGAAGATCCGTACCTTTCATCAGAAATGGCAGCAAATCATATTATAGGTGTTCAAAGTCAAGGTGTTGGAACATCACTAAAGCATTTCGCAGCGAATAATCAGGAGCACCGCAGAATGTCAACGGATGCGATTGTTGATGAAAGAACATTCCGTGAAATCTATCTAGCTAGCTTTGAAGGAGCAGTAAAACAATCACAGCCATGGACAGTGATGTGCTCTTACAATAAAATTAACGGTGAGTTTGCTTCTGAAAATAACTATTTATTAAATGATATCTTGAAAGATGAGTGGGGCTTTGAAGGCTTTGTTGTTTCTGACTGGGGAGCAGTAAATGAGCGTGATGTTGCCTTGGCTAATGGGTTAGAGCTAGAAATGCCGGCTTCAAAAGGAATCGGTGAAAATAAAGTGATCGAAGCGGTTCAAAATGGTACTTTACCTGAAGAAAAGCTTGATGCTGCTGTGGAACGTATTCTCCGTATTATTTTTAAAGCAGTTGAAGAAAAGAAAGAAAATGCAACATATGATCAAGAAGCGCATCATCAGTTAGCTAGAGTAACTGCGAGAGAAAGCATGGTGCTATTAAAAAATGAAAACAGCATTCTACCACTTAAAAAAGAAGGTAGTATCGCAGTAATTGGAGAATTTGCCAAAGCACCAAGATATCAAGGTGGAGGAAGCTCTCATATTAAGCCAACAAAGCTTGAAAACATTGTAGAGGAAATTGAAAAGTCTGCTGGACCAGAAGCAAGTGTTACTTATGCCCAAGGATACTATCGTGATAAAGATGAGATTGATGAAGCATTAATCCATGAAGCAAAAGAAGTGGCAGCACAAGCAGAAACAGTTGTCTTGTTTGCAGGTTTACCAGATCGTTACGAATCTGAAGGCTATGATCGTGTACACTTACACATTCCTGAAAATCAAAAGCGTTTACTTGATGCCGTTGCTGAAGTGAACTCGGATATTATTGTTGTGTTAAGCAACGGTGCACCAATTGAAATGCCATGGTTAGATAAAGTAAAAGGATTACTTGAGGGTTATCTTGGAGGTCAAGCACTTGGCGGAGCCATTGCAGATATTCTTTTTGGTGATGAAAACCCTAGCGGGAAACTTGCTGAAACATTCCCAAAAAGATTAAGTGACAATCCTTCTTATTTATTCTTCCCAGGTGAGGGAGATCGAGTGGAGTATCGCGAAGGAATTTTCGTTGGTTACCGCTATTATGATACAAAAAATGTAGAAACTTTATTCCCATTTGGATTTGGACTTAGCTATACAACATTTGAATATAGCAATCTATCAGTAAGCTCAAACCAACTAAAAGATACAGAAACACTTACTGTTACAGTAAATGTGAAAAATACAGGTGCTATTGCTGGTAAGGAAGTTGTTCAACTTTATGTAAAAGATGTAGAAAGCAGTGTAAGCAGACCTGAGAAGGAATTAAAAGGGTTTGAAAAAGTAGAATTACAACCTGGCGAGGAAAAAGCCGTTAAATTTACGTTAGATAAACGTGCTTTTGCTTACTACAATACAGAGTTAAAAGATTGGCATGTAGAAAGTGGAGAGTTCAAACTATTAGTAGGAAAAAGCTCAAAAGAGATTGTTTTATCAGAAAAGGTAAACGTTGAATCTTCATTAGAGCTTCCATTAGTTGTTCATCGTAATACAACAATTGGAGATCTGCTTGCAAACCTTAAAGTTGCACCACTAGCGAAAGAAATGTTAGCAAGAGCTCAAGAAGGAAGTCCGTTTGCAGCAGCTGCTGATGACGAAGGGGAAGGTACAGAAATGATGGCAGCGATGATGAAATATATGCCATTACGTGCTTTATCTAATTTTAGTGATGGAAAGTTTACAGAAGAGATGCTGCAGGGAATGATTCATCAGTTAAATGAGGTACAGAAGAATCCTGTTGTGAAATAGATGATAAAAAGTCACCACTCATTCTTTGAGATGAATTCCCAGCTATTAATGATTGACCATTATCACATATTTTGCTAGAATTAGCTCAACTAAATGATCGTATTCCTCAAAGGGGAGTAGCTGTTAAACAAAGTCGTCATTTCGGGATATTATTGCCCCGGCTTTGTTGGCAATTTATATTGTTAGCGAGACCTTTGCCAATTTTATTAATTGGTGAAGGTCTTTTTTTAGACCTTTACTAAATAGTAAGGGTCTTTTTTTGTGTGCCAGGCATGTTCATCAACTAGACGGTGAAAGTCCGTTATGGGCGTTGGGATAGCGAACCATTAGTCGAAGGCAAGGGTGTCCATGGCGACATGGAATCTGAAGGAAGCCCTAGGCAAATCCTTGGTCTGAGGTATACGAATCACATTAGAGGTCGTTATTTTAGGACGAGTTTGCAAAACAAAACAAAGTCCAAAATATCCTCGGTAGAATAGCGATAAATGTGGCAGATATATGAGGAGAAAGTGGATGAACTTACCCTGGGAGATCTCTTAGACACCCTTTAAAATAGGAACTTACATAGTGATATGTAACTGAACTAAGAGAAGTCAGCTGAAGTCATAGTACCATCTAACGATGGGAAGGACGGAACGAAAGGAGGAACCCTGTTAGAGTAACATGACAAGGAAACAAAGACACAGCCAATCATTAGATGACTAAAGATAGAGGTGATACTCGGAAAGTAAGAGTCTATCTTTAGAGTGGAGTTATCCTTGTGCAATCTCAAGAACATGGGAGCCAATATGAAATCAGATAAAACATTAATTGAACAAATTCTCGATAGAGATAATCTAAACTCAGCCTTCAAGAAGGTTAAGAAGAACAAAGGAGCAGCAGGTGTCGATGCGAAAGATGTAGAAGCTACTCGCCTTTATCTGAAGGAAAACGGGCTAGAGATTATCCACTTAGCGAGAGAAGGAAAATACAAGCCTCAACCAGTTAGAAGGGTAGAGATACCAAAACCTAATGGCGGAAAAAGAAAACTAGGAATCCCTACTGTGACGGACCGAGTGATCCAACAAGCAATCGTTCAAAAGTTAACTCCTATCTTTGAAAAGCAATTCAGTGAATATAGTTATGGTTTCCGTCCTAATAGAAGTGCCCATCAAGCAATTGGACAGGCAAGAAGTTATATTGAGGAAGGTTATAGGTATGTGGTGGATATCGACTTGGAGAAATTCTTTGACAAAGTGCAACACGACAAACTAATGGCACTAATCGCAAAGACGATTGATGACAAGCCAACCTTGAAACTGATTCGAAGATTTCTACAAGCTGGAATCATGGAAAACGGTGTGGTAACAGTAAATAGAGAAGGAACACCACAAGGTGGTCCATTAAGTCCACTTCTTAGTAACATTATTCTAAATGAATTGGATAAGGAACTTGAGAAACGAGGACACAGATTCGTCCGGTATGCGGACGACTGTAACATCTATGTTAAAAGCATAAAAGCTGGAGAACGAGTCAAGGTTGGGGTAACTCAATTTATTGAAAGAAAGCTTAAACTACGGGTAAATGAGGAAAAGAGTGCAGTGGGAAAGCCGAACGCACGTGTATTCTTAGGGGTGAGCTTCTACCGAAAGAAAACGAGAGTATACGTGCCAATAAAGTCGAAGGAAAGATTCGAAATTAAATTAAAGAAGCTAACGAATCGTAATTGGGGAGTAAGTATGGAATTTCGGATTATGAAGATAAATCAACTCATTCAAGGCTGGGGCAACTATTTTAAAGTGGGGGACATAAAGAAATATGCAGAAAAGATAGATGCCCATACAAGACGCAGATTAAGAGCTTGTAGATGGAAAGAGTGGAAGAAACCGAAAACAAGATACAAAAACCTAATTAAACTTGGTGTCTCAAAAGACAAGGCAAAAAGATGCGCCAATTCAAGGAAGAAATATTGGCGCATCTCCAAAAGCCCTCAACTAGATTTTGCCTTAAACAATGAATATTGGCAAAAGTTAGGCTTAAAATCTTTGTATAATGTGATTTCATAAACTTTCGAACCGCCGTATACGGATCCGTACGTACGGTGGTGTGAGAGGTCGGCGCCGTGAGGCGCCTCCTACTCGATTATTGAAAAATGAATGAATGGAGAATGTGGATGAAATCTGTTCTGAAACATGAGATTAAGAGAAAACACCTTAATATGTCAAAGATATGGTTATTAACAATACTTTTTGGACTAGCTATGAATGTAGTTGTTTTTTTTCAATTGTCACTTACCTTATTGGAGAAAAATTCATTTTCATTTGATTCAGTGTTGATACGTGCTGTTAGATCCTACTCTTCTCAGTTATTGGATCCAGTGATGGTGTTTATTACTCATCTTGGCTCTAGTACAATGCTCGGATCCTTACTTATTGTTGGAATGGTATGGTTTTACTTAAAATACAAAGATTTATTAGCTACTCTATGCTTTTTGATTGTTGTGGCAGGAGGAGGATTACTTAATTCACTATTAAAGATCTATTTCAATCGAGATCGTCCTGATGATAATAGATTGATTGATGTTGATGGTTTGAGTTTTCCAAGTGGACATTCAATGGGAAGTATGTTGCTTTATGGATTCTTAGTTTATTTGTCTCTTCGATATGATGGAAGTAAGATTCGTAAAGTTGTCGTCGTGGCTGCGCTCATTTGTCTTATCTTATTAATTGGAATCAGTCGTATTTATTTGGGAGTACATTATCCATCTGATGTTTTCGCAGGTTTTCTTGCAGGGTTTGTTTGGCTTGGTGGGTGGGTCATAGCCCTAGAACTAGCATATATATGGAATAACAAGAAACGTATAGAATACTAAAGTACTCAAGAAAAAGGGTGAAGCTATGGAAAAGGAATGGTTAGTTGTTGATAAGCTGTTGTCTAAAATTAAAATCACATCAAATCCAAATAATAAGCCTGTAACAATTCACGGCAGCTTGGATGATTTAAGATGCATTGGTGTTGGGACGGATGCTGCTGTGTTTCAATATGCACATAAACCACAATACGCCTTTAAGCTTTATGCAGAGGATAAAAAGGAAAAAATTCAAACAGAAGCAGAGGTATATCAAAGGTTAAAGAATTCACCATTTTTCGCTACTTGTTATGCTGTTCATGAACGTTACTTAGTTTTAAGCTTTGAAGAGGGTATTACTTTATACGACTGCATTTTGCAAGGAATTCATATTCCACATCAAGTTATTTTGGACGTTGAAGATGCTAGGGATTTTGCAAAAGAACAGGGACTGAACCCACGAGATATTCATTTGAAAAATATCTTGCTTCAACAAGGGAAAGCGAAGGTTATTGACGTATCTGAATATAGTAAGGATGGAAACGATCTTCGGTGGGAGCACCTGAAAAACGCATATTATCAGTATTACGATCTAATTGACGGTAAAGCCATTCCATTTTGGTTAATGCAGACTGTTCAAAAGTGGTATAATCAGAAGAATTTCGGGACGTTTGATGAGTTTATGAAGGATGTTTTGAGGTTAACGTTTTTTAGGAAGTGATACTCGTTGGATAATTACTATTATTAAATCTCCATTCATAGAGTTATTCTCTATCTATAAGCTAGCTACTATTCTTGTTGTCAAAGGAGCATAATAAAGCAATTTTTTAATAAGTGTATAGTTATTTGAGTAGAAAAGATATGAAAGAGTTTTAAATAAAATACTTTATAACATAGCTTCAGTCCAAATGGGATTGAAGTTTTTTTATTCAACTCTTTCCACAAATTTAACGAAACAAATTTCCTTTTTTCCTACATAAAGTAGCTAACTATTCTTTTCTTATTCTATTACAATATGGATAAGAAAACTGAATATTTGAAAAGGGAGGTAAAATTGAAAGCGTTTACTAAAATATCTAATAGGGGGCTAACAAAATGAAAGTGATTAACCCGATGAATGTTATTGATAATAGTAAAATTTCTTCGTTTCATGTATGGCTGATAACTTGGTTGTTTTTGGTTATTGCTTTTGATGGTTATGATGTTGTCGTTTATGGTGCGTCTGTTCCATCATTAATTCAGGAGTGGGGAATTTCAGACGTAACGGCTGGTGCAATAGGCAGTTACACTGTTATCGGAACCGCTTTGGGGGCAGTTATTTTTGGGATGCTGTCTGATAAAATAGGTCGTAAAAAAATTATTTTGCTAACAACGTTCTTATTTAGTTTCTTTACCATGATATCAGGTTTTGCAACAGGTCCAATTTTATTTGCTATATTTAGAATCATTGCCGGAATTGGTTTGGGTGGGGTAATGCCGAATGTTATTGCTCTTGCTACTGAGTTTTCTCCAAAACGAGTTCGATCTGCTATTATTTCTTTCATTTTCTGTGGATATTCTATTGGAGCACTTACAGCAGCACTTACTAGCCGTTCTCTATTACCAACAGTTGGATGGGAGCCTGTTTATTGGTTAGCGGGTATTCCACTTTTGTTTATTCCATTTTTAAAGTATCCCTGAGTCGGTAGGGTTTCTTATTGAAAAAGGCAATGAAGAGGAAGCTAGAAAAACATTAATGAAAATTGATCCAAGCTTAAGAACTGGTGGGGAGTTTGAATTTGTAAAGCCACCGGCAAAAGAACCAGGTTCACCAGTTGTGAAGCTATTTGAAGATAAACGTGCGTTAAGTACCATTATGTTCTGGATATCTTGCTTTAGTGCATTTGTTTTAATTTATTCTATGAACACATGGTTACCTCGACTTATGATGCAATCAGGTTATGACCTTAGCTCAAGTCTAGCATTTACGGCTGTCATGCAAATTGGGGCAATTGCAGGTACGATTATTTTTGGTCGTTTGGTTGATAAAATTGGATTTAAAAAGGTTCTTGTTCCTTTATTCTTCTGCGGTGCTATAGCGCTATCCTTTATCGGATTAACAAATAGTATGGCAATTGCTTTCGTATTAATTGCGATCATTGGTGCAGCTTCAGTTGGATTACAGAACATCTCCAATGCATTTGTTTCTCAATACTATCCTTCTAGCATGCGTTCCACTGCACTTGGAAGCACAATGGCATTTGGTCGTATTGGAGGAATTGTTGCACCAACCTTTGTTGGGTTCCTATTAGCAATGAATCTATTACCGCAGTTTAATTTTGTTGCAATCGGAGGAGCTGCATTACTCGGAGGAATCGCGATGCTGTTTGTCCAAGAAAAACATGGAGATTATTACGAAGCAAAAGAAGAGATTAAACCAGCAAATCGCCCAGTGAATGTAGCAAAATAAATTTGTCAGGTTTTAGCTTCAAATGGGTTAACTTCGCTACTATTCTTTAAGAAATTTAAGAATGGTAGAAGGTTGCCCATTTTCTATTTTTGTTTAAGTGTCTAAAAATTTTCAGCAAAGAAAGGGATTTTATAGATGGAAACGACATTTGTTTTTAAGGCAAATATTCAGGTAGCTAACCCAATTGAAGTTGGGGATGTTGGAACAGGCATAAGGAGAGTTATTCCGATTATTGGCGGTACTTTTGAAGGTAATGGTATAAAAGGCAAAGTCCTTTCAGGAGGCGCAGATTACCAGATGATAAGATATGATGGTGTAACAGAAGCTCTTGCTCACTATGTAATTGAAACGGACGATGGTGTACCCATTTATGTGATTAATAAAGGATACAGACATGGTCCTAAAGAAATCATAGATAAAATTATTCGTGGTGAGCAGGTTCCTGATGGTTCTTATTATTTCAAAACTACTCCGTCTTTTGAAACGAGCAGTGAAAAATACTCTTATTTGAACCGAATGATTTTCATTGGTGAAGGAATTAGAAGACCAAATGATGTTCAAATTTCATTTTATCAAGTTGATTAATCGTTTAAACGATCACGATTACCTTTTCAATTAAGTTTTTCTTCTTTTATACTATTAGTATCAAGAAAAACGGAAATAGGGGGTTATTGTGTGTCAAACAGTAAGAGAGAAATACTAATGAAAAAAGTAGAGCATCATCTACGAACCACATCCCGGCAGCTAATTAAAATTAATACAGAAGATGAAGTGCTTCAATATTTAGCTGATTCGTTCCGTTCTGAATTATATTGTGATTTTGTTGGAGTCGTTTTGAGTGAGGGAGATTCTTTTATTCCTAAGGCATGGAGTGGAAATATTCCTTCAGTCCTTAAGCATTTCCCTCTTTTAGCGGCAAGCTGTTCCTCCAAACTTCTTCGTCAAAGCTTAACATATAAAGCTTCTGCAACAAATGATTCTTGCAGGTTAACAGAGATACTTAAGGAAGAAAATGTGAAAACATGGTTTACTGTTCCGTTAAATG
This genomic stretch from Metabacillus sp. B2-18 harbors:
- a CDS encoding glycoside hydrolase family 3 C-terminal domain-containing protein, with amino-acid sequence MAKDIKALISQMTLEEKAGLCSGKDFWNLKGIERLGIPSIMVTDGPHGLRKQRMGADHLGLFDSVPATCFPSAAGMASSWDRNLIQQVGVALGKECQAEDVAVLLGPGANIKRSPLCGRNFEYFSEDPYLSSEMAANHIIGVQSQGVGTSLKHFAANNQEHRRMSTDAIVDERTFREIYLASFEGAVKQSQPWTVMCSYNKINGEFASENNYLLNDILKDEWGFEGFVVSDWGAVNERDVALANGLELEMPASKGIGENKVIEAVQNGTLPEEKLDAAVERILRIIFKAVEEKKENATYDQEAHHQLARVTARESMVLLKNENSILPLKKEGSIAVIGEFAKAPRYQGGGSSHIKPTKLENIVEEIEKSAGPEASVTYAQGYYRDKDEIDEALIHEAKEVAAQAETVVLFAGLPDRYESEGYDRVHLHIPENQKRLLDAVAEVNSDIIVVLSNGAPIEMPWLDKVKGLLEGYLGGQALGGAIADILFGDENPSGKLAETFPKRLSDNPSYLFFPGEGDRVEYREGIFVGYRYYDTKNVETLFPFGFGLSYTTFEYSNLSVSSNQLKDTETLTVTVNVKNTGAIAGKEVVQLYVKDVESSVSRPEKELKGFEKVELQPGEEKAVKFTLDKRAFAYYNTELKDWHVESGEFKLLVGKSSKEIVLSEKVNVESSLELPLVVHRNTTIGDLLANLKVAPLAKEMLARAQEGSPFAAAADDEGEGTEMMAAMMKYMPLRALSNFSDGKFTEEMLQGMIHQLNEVQKNPVVK
- a CDS encoding SulP family inorganic anion transporter, which produces MTIKKYIPPGLEQPYNKSLMMKDLIAGLTLFVMLVPQGMAYAMLAGLPPVMGLYASTIPLIIYALFASSRHLSVGPTAITSLLVFSGISSISEPGSQDYITLVILLALMVGTIQCLLGVLRLGFIVKFISPSVLGGYTSAAAIIIGLSQLKHLIGIDLGTYFQAHHLLIGIGRELTNLHGMTVLLGVSSIIFLVILKKINSRFPAALVLILLSSLSVYIFSLQEKGVQIVGTVPNGFPSLSLPTISLESVKQLIIPAVIIALLGFMESLAIGKTIADKEKYKLNPNRELKALGLANMLGSLFQIFPVNGSFSRSAVNHQSGGVTQLVSIFTSLFMIITLMLFTSYFYYLPSAVLAAIIIVAVYKLIDIEQAKFLFNVRSIDGWSWIVTFFVTLFVGIQWGILVGAIFNFCLLLARITRPNIIEMGYLEKEQIFRDIKRFPQATTLEDLIMIRVDSSIHFANISYLEEKIREFLYLKPLANMIIIDFSGVNDMDTPSFEVIEDLKEQLKKEKDISMFFVGMKGTVRETANKLGWDRKFNEEMNYYTIEKLLENKKIKVSTSSDKNHQTPYMYYI
- a CDS encoding DUF3237 domain-containing protein, whose translation is METTFVFKANIQVANPIEVGDVGTGIRRVIPIIGGTFEGNGIKGKVLSGGADYQMIRYDGVTEALAHYVIETDDGVPIYVINKGYRHGPKEIIDKIIRGEQVPDGSYYFKTTPSFETSSEKYSYLNRMIFIGEGIRRPNDVQISFYQVD
- a CDS encoding AraC family transcriptional regulator translates to MILKDVDYICKLIYESFNIPITFIDHNDMVKFEQSSLSFKNPNSSFHHNIFKQFNFRKETFLFPLFVKTEHYEEFFFIQIRQENEYKGMIIVGPTLAPELTNDRLTALINDMNVQKSLGEKLVYYFETLPRLSHMKLMNISMQIYYMLYQETLDPAEIILKNSKVGDLPFKIEDPQVTISQQRENVSFHHDFMYEKRLFQFIKEGRKEEFLKIFKISPENGKVGILSKKSQLRHSKNLGITAITLATRAAIEGGLHYEIAYTLSDLYIQSLEELTDCSLIDPFIEQALSEFADHVRKQKQQSYSKPINKCMNYIYTHLYEELTLTQLAELVDMHPNYVSSLFKKEVGISIAEYIHKTKIDEAKTLLTFTDYSLLKISTILNFHDQSYFTKVFKKYTGITPKKYKTLT
- a CDS encoding serine/threonine protein kinase, with product MEKEWLVVDKLLSKIKITSNPNNKPVTIHGSLDDLRCIGVGTDAAVFQYAHKPQYAFKLYAEDKKEKIQTEAEVYQRLKNSPFFATCYAVHERYLVLSFEEGITLYDCILQGIHIPHQVILDVEDARDFAKEQGLNPRDIHLKNILLQQGKAKVIDVSEYSKDGNDLRWEHLKNAYYQYYDLIDGKAIPFWLMQTVQKWYNQKNFGTFDEFMKDVLRLTFFRK
- the ltrA gene encoding group II intron reverse transcriptase/maturase, producing the protein MKSDKTLIEQILDRDNLNSAFKKVKKNKGAAGVDAKDVEATRLYLKENGLEIIHLAREGKYKPQPVRRVEIPKPNGGKRKLGIPTVTDRVIQQAIVQKLTPIFEKQFSEYSYGFRPNRSAHQAIGQARSYIEEGYRYVVDIDLEKFFDKVQHDKLMALIAKTIDDKPTLKLIRRFLQAGIMENGVVTVNREGTPQGGPLSPLLSNIILNELDKELEKRGHRFVRYADDCNIYVKSIKAGERVKVGVTQFIERKLKLRVNEEKSAVGKPNARVFLGVSFYRKKTRVYVPIKSKERFEIKLKKLTNRNWGVSMEFRIMKINQLIQGWGNYFKVGDIKKYAEKIDAHTRRRLRACRWKEWKKPKTRYKNLIKLGVSKDKAKRCANSRKKYWRISKSPQLDFALNNEYWQKLGLKSLYNVIS
- a CDS encoding phosphatase PAP2 family protein, which produces MKSVLKHEIKRKHLNMSKIWLLTILFGLAMNVVVFFQLSLTLLEKNSFSFDSVLIRAVRSYSSQLLDPVMVFITHLGSSTMLGSLLIVGMVWFYLKYKDLLATLCFLIVVAGGGLLNSLLKIYFNRDRPDDNRLIDVDGLSFPSGHSMGSMLLYGFLVYLSLRYDGSKIRKVVVVAALICLILLIGISRIYLGVHYPSDVFAGFLAGFVWLGGWVIALELAYIWNNKKRIEY